In the genome of Candidatus Omnitrophota bacterium, one region contains:
- a CDS encoding beta-ketoacyl-[acyl-carrier-protein] synthase family protein — MAVLQYKGKAILTSYKKRVVITGLGVISPIGIGKDQYWQSLSEGKTGFKPITLFDTSDLKVKIGGEIAGFNPVDILGKKGLIDLDRSTTLLSSATKFALEDSQIDLSNINSPVTGISIGTTFGSLNSLSQFDRQSLEEGPNFVNASRFPNTVVNSPASRVAIRYGVKGPNATISTGFCASIDALDYAIHCINANRADRVIVGAVEEMCFQTFFGFYRLGYLSGLNNDKEPLSCPFDKRRDGIIFSEGSAVFILEDLKKAEERKANIYAEVLGVGSNFDPFRLDKFNPKGTGIVEAIKLALTNASLKSDDIDCVFANANSTQDADAVETKAIKEVFGDKALKIPITAIKSMIGESFSSSGAMAVAAALGSISKDFIPPTVNLEEKDPMCDLDYVPNKARKQNLGKVMINSFGPNGANSVLIIGKHKG; from the coding sequence ATGGCGGTTTTGCAATATAAAGGGAAGGCAATTTTGACTTCATACAAGAAGAGAGTTGTTATAACAGGATTAGGCGTAATTTCTCCCATAGGTATTGGCAAGGATCAATATTGGCAGAGCCTATCAGAAGGCAAAACTGGTTTTAAACCGATCACGTTATTCGATACATCTGATTTAAAGGTCAAGATAGGTGGCGAGATTGCAGGGTTTAATCCAGTAGATATCTTAGGCAAGAAGGGGCTTATAGATCTGGATAGGTCAACAACTCTTCTATCATCCGCTACTAAATTTGCCTTAGAAGATAGTCAAATAGATTTATCGAATATCAATTCTCCTGTAACAGGCATATCTATAGGCACTACCTTTGGTAGCCTAAACAGCTTGTCTCAATTTGACAGGCAGTCTTTGGAAGAGGGGCCTAATTTTGTAAATGCGTCAAGATTTCCAAATACCGTGGTTAATTCACCTGCGAGTCGCGTTGCTATTCGTTACGGCGTTAAAGGCCCTAACGCTACTATTTCCACAGGATTTTGCGCCTCTATAGACGCATTAGACTATGCCATTCATTGTATAAACGCTAATAGAGCCGATAGAGTAATAGTTGGAGCGGTTGAGGAGATGTGTTTTCAGACGTTCTTCGGATTCTATAGATTAGGGTATCTGTCAGGTTTAAATAACGATAAAGAACCATTATCATGCCCGTTCGATAAGAGGAGGGATGGTATTATTTTTTCAGAAGGATCAGCCGTATTTATCTTAGAAGATTTGAAAAAGGCCGAAGAACGCAAGGCTAATATTTACGCTGAAGTATTAGGTGTTGGTTCTAACTTTGATCCATTTCGTTTAGATAAGTTTAATCCTAAAGGAACAGGTATCGTTGAAGCAATAAAATTAGCCTTAACCAACGCGAGCTTAAAGTCCGATGATATAGACTGTGTGTTTGCTAATGCTAATTCCACACAAGATGCTGATGCTGTTGAGACAAAAGCTATAAAAGAAGTCTTTGGAGACAAAGCATTAAAAATACCAATTACAGCAATAAAATCTATGATAGGTGAATCGTTTAGTTCTTCGGGTGCCATGGCTGTAGCTGCTGCTTTGGGCAGTATATCAAAAGATTTCATACCGCCTACGGTTAATCTTGAAGAGAAAGACCCAATGTGTGACTTAGATTATGTTCCCAATAAGGCAAGAAAACAAAACCTTGGCAAAGTAATGATAAATTCCTTCGGACCTAATGGCGCTAATAGCGTTTTGATTATTGGAAAGCATAAAGGATAG
- the fabG gene encoding 3-oxoacyl-[acyl-carrier-protein] reductase, translated as MLLKDRIAIVTGGTRGIGRAIVFELIQHGAKVVFTYLKSDESAGIILDEIKELKGEAEAIKTDVRVFDEAKNVLEETLTKFGKIDILVNNAGITKDKALVFMEPSEWLDVINTNLTGYFNMAKACIGSMMKQKSGNIVNISSVSGVIGIPRQVNYSSAKAGEIGLTKSLAKEVASFGIRVNAIAPGFIDTDMTKDLKQKEQFIKMIPFGRFGKPEEIAKVVTFLASDQSAYITGQVIKVDGGFAI; from the coding sequence ATGTTATTAAAGGATAGAATAGCAATAGTTACGGGTGGGACCCGAGGTATTGGCAGAGCAATAGTCTTTGAGTTAATTCAACATGGCGCCAAAGTTGTATTTACATACCTCAAAAGTGACGAATCCGCCGGTATAATTTTAGACGAAATAAAAGAGCTCAAAGGTGAAGCCGAAGCAATAAAAACCGATGTCAGAGTATTTGATGAGGCAAAAAATGTACTTGAAGAGACGCTGACCAAATTCGGCAAGATTGATATCTTGGTTAATAACGCAGGGATCACCAAAGACAAGGCGCTTGTATTTATGGAACCATCAGAATGGCTTGATGTTATAAACACAAACTTGACCGGCTATTTCAATATGGCAAAGGCATGTATAGGATCTATGATGAAACAGAAGAGCGGAAACATAGTAAATATATCATCCGTATCTGGTGTAATAGGAATTCCTCGACAGGTAAATTACTCAAGCGCTAAAGCAGGCGAAATAGGGCTTACAAAATCCCTAGCGAAAGAAGTAGCTTCTTTTGGTATTAGAGTAAATGCTATCGCACCTGGTTTCATCGATACTGACATGACAAAGGATCTTAAACAAAAAGAGCAGTTTATTAAAATGATACCTTTTGGCCGTTTCGGGAAACCTGAGGAAATTGCTAAAGTAGTAACATTTTTAGCAAGCGATCAGTCTGCTTATATTACAGGTCAAGTTATAAAGGTTGATGGCGGTTTTGCAATATAA
- a CDS encoding response regulator: MNNNGKGVILVVDDDKKITMGLQGFFTTLGYDMLTALDGNEALKIIDSVTLDLILLDVRMPGVDGIQILKHVRKDKPKTKVIIMTAYDEEVKGEIEKIGIDGFFAKPIDVAQLIGRIRYVIDKIKQDTRVYPTKEKAQSISKQTPKAKLLFIEPSIEMYAFTSGLFNNPDFCPGEYEKKVIYCGIDSLSGIILHELCEYQPNIVLINDYAMSEGDILNMIDLIRGIKIQPDEIVIHSLFERGGMFETRLQQKNVKRCIQNVMNHEQLIEMNQKLISFINNICVEQRLVKG, translated from the coding sequence ATGAACAATAATGGAAAAGGCGTTATATTAGTAGTAGATGATGACAAAAAGATAACGATGGGCCTTCAAGGTTTTTTTACGACTTTAGGCTACGACATGCTTACCGCGCTTGATGGTAATGAAGCGCTTAAAATCATCGATTCCGTAACCCTTGACCTCATACTTCTTGATGTGCGAATGCCAGGTGTAGATGGTATCCAGATATTAAAGCACGTACGAAAAGATAAACCCAAGACCAAAGTAATTATAATGACCGCCTACGATGAAGAGGTGAAGGGCGAAATTGAAAAGATAGGCATAGACGGGTTTTTTGCGAAACCTATAGATGTTGCCCAGTTAATAGGTAGGATTCGCTACGTTATAGATAAAATTAAGCAAGATACAAGGGTATATCCGACTAAAGAAAAAGCGCAGTCCATAAGTAAACAAACTCCTAAAGCAAAATTGTTATTCATAGAACCAAGCATTGAAATGTATGCTTTCACTTCGGGGTTGTTTAACAATCCTGATTTTTGCCCGGGAGAATACGAGAAAAAAGTAATATATTGTGGCATAGATAGTCTGTCGGGGATTATATTGCACGAGTTATGTGAGTACCAGCCGAACATTGTGTTGATAAATGATTATGCGATGAGCGAAGGCGATATTCTAAACATGATAGATTTGATCAGAGGCATTAAAATACAACCCGATGAAATTGTAATTCATAGTTTATTTGAGCGCGGTGGCATGTTTGAAACGCGGCTACAGCAGAAGAATGTGAAAAGATGCATACAGAATGTAATGAACCATGAGCAGCTAATTGAAATGAACCAAAAGCTCATAAGCTTTATCAATAATATATGTGTAGAGCAGAGGCTGGTAAAAGGATAG
- a CDS encoding DUF2924 domain-containing protein yields MKEGILARILALKTASLSELQKEYEAIFDGKKAPSNNKTYLWQKIAYRMQELGYGSLPEEARDKAKELAQEYDPINNKALRPNGINNGTDKRCISRDRRLPMPGTLITKNYKGVEIRVKILEKGFEYNGKTYKTLTAIAKEITGSHWNGYLFFNL; encoded by the coding sequence ATGAAAGAGGGCATTTTAGCGAGAATACTGGCTCTTAAAACAGCGTCCTTGTCTGAATTACAAAAGGAATATGAGGCCATATTTGATGGTAAAAAGGCGCCGTCTAATAATAAGACATATCTATGGCAGAAGATTGCCTATCGAATGCAAGAGCTTGGATATGGCAGTCTTCCGGAAGAAGCGCGAGACAAAGCCAAGGAACTGGCTCAAGAATATGATCCTATTAATAATAAGGCACTGCGACCGAATGGTATTAATAATGGCACGGATAAGCGATGTATTTCGCGTGATAGGCGGCTTCCTATGCCGGGTACTCTTATTACCAAAAATTATAAAGGCGTCGAAATCCGAGTCAAAATACTCGAAAAAGGCTTTGAATATAACGGCAAAACTTATAAGACGCTTACTGCGATAGCTAAAGAAATAACCGGATCACATTGGAACGGATACTTGTTTTTCAATTTATAG
- a CDS encoding recombinase family protein, translating to MKTDIAKKRLYCAIYTRKSTSEGLERDFTSLDNQRESSESYINSQKSEGWILLPDRYDDGGYTGANTERPALQKLIADIKEGRINCIVVYKVDRLSRSLLDFVKLLELFEKYNVVFVSVTQAFNTNNSMGRLTLNILLSFAQFEREIISERVKDKMGAARKKGKWLGGRTILGYDLDKVNHKLLINEKDAKIVCEIFDLYISEKSFLSVAKILNEKGYLTKRHATKSGDHGGIKFKNTNIHFIVKNVLYIGKVKYNGELYKGTHEAIISDETFNKAQEIIANNRVRRDHSENTHNTGLLSRILRCKACNGIMFHTYTSKKKDRKYRYYVCLNAHKRGYGNCPTKSVNAQHIENAVIESLIKIAGDSELRKGALEEVNKHIREEIEAHDKKTKVLIKDARNLHDKIDNLKETLKTPTENKRELEQELKTLTAKYGEYDRLLTEARLKEMSLGQKIITDRELEQALIVNSPIWETFFPQEKHKVLKLMLKEVDYSGTDAKIGLTLNHGGLKFLYLLLHPELQKDLKPFDRLRASS from the coding sequence ATGAAAACGGACATCGCTAAAAAGAGATTGTACTGCGCGATTTACACTCGAAAATCAACTAGCGAGGGTTTAGAGCGAGACTTTACATCTTTGGATAACCAGCGCGAGTCCTCTGAGAGTTATATTAACAGCCAAAAGAGCGAAGGATGGATACTCTTACCGGATCGATATGATGATGGCGGTTATACGGGTGCCAACACCGAAAGGCCTGCCTTGCAGAAGCTCATTGCCGACATAAAAGAAGGCAGAATTAACTGCATTGTAGTCTATAAAGTCGATAGATTATCAAGGTCATTGCTTGACTTCGTTAAACTCTTGGAGCTTTTCGAGAAATATAACGTCGTCTTTGTCTCCGTAACTCAGGCCTTTAACACCAACAATTCTATGGGAAGACTTACATTGAACATTCTGCTGTCTTTCGCCCAATTTGAGCGCGAAATTATCAGTGAACGCGTCAAAGACAAAATGGGCGCTGCCCGCAAGAAAGGCAAATGGCTTGGCGGAAGGACTATATTGGGCTACGATCTCGATAAAGTTAACCATAAGCTTTTAATTAACGAGAAAGACGCAAAAATAGTCTGCGAAATATTCGATTTATACATTAGCGAAAAGTCTTTCCTATCGGTAGCGAAGATTTTGAATGAAAAAGGATATCTTACTAAGAGACACGCAACCAAATCCGGCGATCATGGCGGTATAAAATTCAAGAATACGAATATCCATTTTATAGTGAAGAATGTTTTATATATCGGCAAAGTCAAATATAACGGTGAACTTTACAAAGGCACGCATGAAGCCATAATCTCGGATGAAACGTTCAACAAAGCGCAGGAAATTATCGCTAATAATCGCGTAAGGCGCGATCATTCCGAGAATACGCATAATACTGGCCTCCTCAGCCGTATCTTGCGCTGTAAGGCCTGTAACGGCATTATGTTCCACACATATACCAGTAAGAAAAAAGACCGCAAATACCGCTATTATGTCTGCCTAAATGCCCACAAACGAGGCTACGGCAACTGTCCCACCAAGTCGGTGAATGCTCAGCACATTGAGAATGCCGTAATCGAATCTTTGATTAAAATAGCAGGGGATTCCGAGCTACGGAAAGGCGCTCTCGAGGAGGTAAACAAGCATATCCGGGAAGAGATCGAAGCCCATGACAAAAAAACGAAAGTATTAATCAAGGATGCGCGCAATCTGCATGATAAGATCGACAATTTAAAAGAAACCCTGAAAACTCCGACCGAAAATAAGCGTGAATTGGAGCAGGAACTAAAGACTCTTACGGCTAAATACGGCGAATATGACCGCTTATTGACCGAAGCTCGCTTGAAAGAGATGTCTTTAGGCCAAAAAATCATCACAGACCGTGAGCTTGAGCAGGCATTAATAGTAAATTCGCCCATTTGGGAAACGTTCTTTCCCCAAGAAAAACACAAAGTGCTAAAACTCATGCTTAAAGAAGTTGATTATAGCGGTACGGACGCCAAAATTGGGCTTACGTTAAACCACGGCGGCCTTAAATTCTTATACCTGCTATTACATCCAGAGCTGCAAAAGGATCTGAAGCCCTTCGACAGGCTCAGGGCTTCATCCTGA
- a CDS encoding GIY-YIG nuclease family protein has protein sequence MWQVYIIECKDSKLYTGVTTDIDRRLSEHNLRKGAKFTRVRAPVKLVYKQKVATRSAALKREAAIKKLPRAEKLSLILSANRI, from the coding sequence ATGTGGCAAGTCTATATTATAGAGTGTAAAGATAGCAAGCTATACACAGGCGTAACAACAGATATAGATAGGCGCTTATCAGAGCATAATTTAAGAAAAGGGGCTAAGTTTACAAGAGTTAGGGCGCCTGTCAAACTTGTCTACAAACAAAAAGTTGCAACGAGGTCCGCGGCATTGAAGCGCGAGGCGGCCATAAAAAAGCTACCACGCGCCGAGAAGTTAAGCTTGATTTTGTCGGCGAATCGAATATAA
- the gltX gene encoding glutamate--tRNA ligase has protein sequence MVKVRFAPSPTGYLHIGSARTALFNWLYARHNNGKFILRIEDTDKERSKSEYLDEILGSLKWLFMSWDDELVFQSNRFDVYKKYAQILVEKNLAYLEGPAIIFKVEKGKKVSFEDMIRGKVEFSTDDIKDQVLMKSDGTPTYNFACVVDDYEMKITHIIRGDDHISNTPKQVMLYEALGLPLPKFAHIPLILSKDGGRLSKRHGATSIFEYKNMGFLPEALVNYLSLMGWAPGNDVEVLPIEEIIKLFDVKDVNKTGAIFDMDKLSWMNGQYIKNMDLEKLVAAAEEFLKFKNVLGSKYDREQWKSIILAYKERTRTLDDLVSVYKIFFADEIEYDQKAVEKYLNKPGAKEIVQRCKTAVTGCADFGKVAIEEAYRKLADELKVKAGELIHPTRVAISGKTVGAGLFDMMELLGREKVLARLSKFC, from the coding sequence ATGGTAAAAGTAAGATTTGCCCCAAGCCCTACGGGCTATTTACATATAGGAAGCGCGAGGACCGCATTATTTAATTGGTTATACGCCCGCCATAATAACGGTAAATTTATTCTAAGGATAGAGGATACCGACAAAGAGCGCTCTAAGAGCGAATATCTCGATGAGATATTGGGATCTTTGAAGTGGCTTTTTATGTCCTGGGATGACGAGCTTGTATTTCAATCAAACCGTTTTGATGTGTATAAAAAATACGCTCAAATTTTGGTGGAAAAAAATCTGGCGTATCTTGAAGGGCCGGCTATAATATTCAAGGTTGAAAAAGGCAAAAAAGTATCTTTCGAAGATATGATACGCGGCAAAGTGGAATTTTCAACCGATGATATAAAGGACCAGGTGCTTATGAAATCGGACGGCACCCCGACGTATAATTTCGCGTGCGTTGTGGATGATTACGAGATGAAGATAACCCATATTATACGCGGCGATGACCATATATCGAATACGCCCAAACAGGTCATGCTATATGAGGCGCTGGGCCTGCCGCTGCCAAAATTTGCGCACATACCGCTTATACTGAGCAAGGACGGCGGCCGTCTATCGAAGCGCCATGGCGCGACGAGCATATTCGAGTATAAGAATATGGGATTTTTACCGGAGGCGCTCGTGAATTATTTATCTTTGATGGGATGGGCGCCGGGGAATGATGTCGAAGTGCTGCCCATAGAAGAGATAATAAAACTATTTGATGTAAAGGACGTCAACAAGACCGGCGCGATATTCGATATGGACAAGTTAAGCTGGATGAACGGCCAGTATATAAAGAATATGGACTTAGAAAAACTTGTGGCCGCGGCAGAAGAATTTCTTAAGTTTAAAAATGTGCTCGGCTCTAAATACGACCGCGAGCAATGGAAAAGTATAATTTTGGCGTATAAAGAGAGGACCCGCACGTTAGACGACCTGGTAAGCGTCTATAAGATATTTTTTGCCGATGAGATAGAGTATGATCAGAAGGCGGTAGAAAAATATTTAAATAAGCCCGGCGCAAAAGAGATAGTGCAAAGATGCAAAACCGCCGTTACCGGGTGCGCCGACTTCGGCAAAGTGGCGATAGAAGAGGCTTACAGGAAGCTGGCCGATGAATTAAAGGTAAAGGCCGGTGAATTGATACACCCGACCCGTGTCGCGATAAGCGGAAAGACCGTAGGCGCGGGGTTATTTGACATGATGGAATTATTGGGCCGCGAAAAGGTCCTCGCGCGTCTTTCAAAATTTTGTTAA